The region GTCGTCGCGCTTGAGGCGCGCCGTTACTTGCCGCCGCCGCCGATCTTTCTGATGGCCTTGAGAATCTGCTTCTCCACCAGGTCGCCGATGCTGGTCGTCGCCAATACCCCGATGATCACCGCGATCACCACCGCGATGCCCAGGTACTCGAAGGACGTCTGGCCGCGGTCCGCGCGGGACGTCAGGTGTCTGGCGGCGCGGTCCGCTCGGGTGCGGAGCCAGAGTTCGGCGTTGGTGTAGCGCTGGAGTGCCCACCTGTTCATGGTTGTTCGCCCCATTCTTTGTCACCTGGCTGGTGATGCGTACGGCGGTGCTCGTGGGTTGCCCGTCGGGGTCGGGGATGGTGGTCACGGCGCACCGCCTCTCGCTGGTGGTCGGTTGTCGTCCGCAGCGGGTTGGTTCGGATTGCAGGTGCAAATATGGTTGCGAATGCAAAGGTACACCCGAACCTCGGGCATCCGCAGCCGGTTGTGCGCCATTCGCCGCGACGGCAAGTGGCGTGTACAGCATGCCGGTTGGTCACCGCGGGTCGCACCCCGATCACCCGTTTCCGAAGACATCGCCGAAGTGGATCTGGGAGCCCATGACGGTGCCGGTGATCAGGAGGATCATGGTGGCGGGGACCAGCAGGACGGTGATGACGCCGGTGGCGCGCGGGACCATGCGGGCCGCGCGGCGGCGGGCGTTCTGGGCCTCGGTGCGGCGCATGTCGGTGGCGATCTGCAGCAGGGTGCGGGCGATCGGGGCGCCCAGCTCCTCGCCCTGCTGGAGGGCGGTGACGAACTGGCCGACCTGGTCGCTGTGGTTGCGCTTGCGGAGCTGGTCGAAGGCGTCCCGGCGGCTGACGCCGACGTCCATCTGGCGCAGGGCGACCCGGATCTCGTCGGACCAGGGGCCGGTGTAGACGGAGTTGACGCGTTCCAGCGCCTGCCGGAAGCCGAGGCCCGCGCTGACGACGACGGCGAGGACGTCGAGGAAGTCGGGCAGGGTGCGTTCGATGTCGTCGCGGCGGCGGCGGACGGCGAGCCAGATGCCCAGGTCGGCCCAGCCCCAGCCGTAGGCGAGCAGCAGCAGGGCGAGGAACCAGCTGCCGCGGGTGAGCAGCACCAGGGCGGACAGGCCGCCGAGGAAGCCGTAGACGGCGCGGCGGGCGGCGTAGCGCTCGACGGTCAGGCCGTGCGGGTGGCCGGCGTGGTCGATCCTGGCCCGCATCTTCGCGATACGGGCCGGGCCCATCATCCGCAGCACGAGCGGCGCCCAGCGGATGCCGAGCCGATCGATGGCGTTGCCGGTGCGGGTGGTGCGGGTGCGGCCGACGTCGAGCGCGAGGGCGAGGTCGTCGGGCAGCTTGACGTCGGCGCGCAGCAGCCCGACCGCGTGCACGACGCCGAACGCGCAGACGGCCAGCGCCAGCGCGAGTCCGAGGCCGATGAGAGTCATTCCGGGCTCCTCGTGGGCCGGTTGGCCGGCCGTCTGGTCCAGCCGGCCGCCACCGCGGCCGTACGCCCAGCTGTACGACCCGCCGTACGCCTGCTCGTCGATCCGGCCGCCACGTCGGCCGTACGCCCGGTCATACGTCGATCCTCGACATGCGGCGGATCAGGACGAAGCCGAGCGTGTACAGGCCGAGCGCGATGATCACGCAGATCCGGCCGATCGTGGAGCCGGTCATCGCGCTGAGCGAGCCCGGCATGATCCGGTCGAGCAGGAAGAGCGAGCCCAGGCCGATGACGGGGACCGCGTAGGCGGTGACGGTGACCTGGGACATCTGGGTACGGATCTCGCGCCGGGTCTCCTTGCGCTCCTCCAGGGTGACGGTGAGGTTGCGCAGCGACTCCACGACCGAGCCGCCGGCCCGGCTGGAGAGCACCAGGGTGGAGACGAGGACGATCAACTCCCGGCTCGGAAGGCGCTGTTGCAGCTCGCCGAGGGAGTCCTCGACGGAGTGCCCCATGGCCATGGCGTCGGCGACCTGCCTCAGCTCCTCGCCTGCGGGCGCGTCCAGCTCCTCCGCGGCCATCGACACGGCGGTACGCAGGGCGAGTCCGGCCTGCGTGGCGTTGGCCAGGACACGTGCCAGGTCCGGGAGTTGGGCGATGAAGCGCTCGGTACGGATCCGGCGGCGCCAGCTGAGGAAGGAATAGGCGGCCCAGCCGGCGATCAGCGCGGCGATCGGGCCGAAGAAGGGCGCGAGCAGCGCGGCGGCGGCCACCCAGGAGCCGGCCACCAGGCCGACCACCGCGGCGGTGAACTGCCCGGGGGTGAGGTCGGTGCCGGTGGCGGCGAGCCCGCCGGCCAGCCGGCGGCCCCAGACGTAGCGGCGTACCCGGCGGTCGAGCCAGGCGAAGGCGACCGGCGGCCCGCCGAGCCCGGTGTCCTCGCCCGCCTCGGCGGCGAGCCGTTCGACCAGCGCGGCCCGGTCGGCACGGCCGCCGCGCCAGGCGTGCAGGCCGCCCACGGCGAGCGCGAGGGTGACCACGGTGGCGCCGAGCACCAGCAGCGGGTAGGGGCCGGCGGCGAAGTTCCGGCCGGCGGCGGCGAGGACGGCGTGCGGCGGTCCCGCGGGGGTCAAGGTGCCCGGCGGCAGCGTCATTTCGCCTCCCGGCTTTCGAGTTCGAGTTCGCTGGCGCCGATACCGAACGCGGCGGGGACGTGCTCGCCCGCGAGGTAGAGGCGCTCGCCGATCTCCCGCGGCAGCGGGCGGTGTTCGTACCAGCCGCGGACGATGCGGTCGACGCCGAGCGGCTCGACTCGGAAGCGGGTGGCGGAGGTGAGCTGGAAGACGTTGCGGCCGTGCGAGGAGAGGACGGCGATCTCGGCGATGCGGCGGGTGCCGTCGATGTGCCGGTGCAGCTGGACGAGGACGTCGACGGCGCTGTTGATCTGGTCGCGCAGCGCCTCGAAGGGGATCTTGACCTCGCTCATCGACGCCAGGGTCTGGAGCCGGAGCACCGCGTCCTCCGCGGAGTTGGCGTGCACGGTGGCCAGCGAGCCGTCGTGGCCCGTGGACATCGCCTGGAGCATGTCGAGCGTCTCGCCGCCGCGCACCTCGCCGACGATGATCCGGTCGGGCCGCATGCGCAGCGAGTTGCGTACCAGGTCGCGGATGGTGATCCGGCCTTCGCCCTCGACGTTGGGCGGCCGGGACTCCAGCCGGATCACATGCTCCTGCTGCAACTGGAGTTCGGCCGCGTCCTCGACGGTGATGATGCGCTCACCGTCGGGGATCAGCCCGGACAGCGCGTTGAGCAGCGTCGTCTTGCCCGAGCCCGTGCCGCCGCTGACGATGATGTTGCACTTGGCGCGGACGAACGAGGACAGCAGCAGCAGCATGTGCTCGTCGAGCGTGCCCAGGCCGATGAGTTCCTGGAGCGTGTACGCGCGCGGGAAGCGGCGGATGGTGAGGGTGGGCCCGGTCAGGGACAGCGGCGGGATGACGACGTTGACCCGCTCACCCGAGGGCAGGCGGGCGTCGACCATCGGATTCGACTCGTCCACACGGCGGTTGACGGTGGAGACGATGCGCTCGATGGTCTGGAGCAGCTGTTCCTCCGAGGAGAAGCGGGCGGCGACGGCCTCGACCCGGCCGCCGCGTTCGACGTAGATCCGGTTCGGGCCGTTGACCATGATCTCGGTGACCGACGGGTCTTCGAGCAGCGGTTCGAGGATGCCGAGGCCCAGCGCCTCGTCCACCACCCGGCGGATCAGCGCGGCCCGCTCCGCGGTGGACAGCACCGGGCCCTCGCGGCTGATGATGTGGCCGAGCACCCGCTCCAGGCGGGACCTGCGCTCGGCCGCCGGGAGCGCCGACATCTCGGCGAGGTCGATCTCCTGGAGCAGCTTGGCCCGGTAGACGGCGACCAGGTTGCTCTCGTCGGACTGGGGGGTGGCCTCTTCGACGGTGAGGCGGGCGCGCAGGCTCATGGGGTGGTGTCCTCCTTCGGCATGGTCGCGGTACGCGACACGGGTCCGAAGAGGTGCACTCCGGGGAGGACGGAGGGGACGCGGACGCTGGCCTCCGCCTTGATCGTGGCCTCGTCGTTCTGCGGGAAGCCGATCGTGGCGGTCAGCCAGTCGCTGACCGCGTCCTGCCCGGCCTGCCGCCCGGCGGCGACGCCCCCGTCCGGGTCGGGCAGCGCGGCGGTCCGCGCGGCGGTACGGGCTGCCGTGCCGGCCTGCTCACCGCAGTAGGCCACGAGGCCGAGCTGGACGCCGGCGAGGGCGATGAGCATGAGGAACGGGACCATCCCGAGGTATTCGAGCGAGGCGACCCCTCGGTCGCGCCAGGCCCCGCGCCGCCCCCGCGCGAGGTGGTGCCCCTCGGGGGCACGCGGGCGGACCAGGGGCCTGAGGAACGGCGCCCCCGTCCCCCCACGACCGTGGCGGGGCGACGACCGCCACCACCCCAGGGGCGCGAGGAACTGCGCGAGCAGCCCCCGCCCACCGTCACGTGCGGACGCACCGCCACCACCCCGGGGGCGCGGGGAACAGCGCGGCCGGCCCCCGCCGGGGCGTGGGCCGCCACCGGCCCGCAGGGTCTCTTCGGTCCGCCCCGGACCACCGGCCGGTGGCCGGCTGAGCGCGCAGTTCCCCGCGCCCCTGGGCGGCACCCCCTTCCCGAAGAGGGCGCCCCAAGCCCGCGGCAGCGGAAGGGCACCCCCAGCCGCACCGGCACCCCGGCCCCGCGGCAGCGGAAGGGCACCCCCAGCCGAAGGGGAACCGCGGAAAAGTGTGGGGGTCATGGGGCCGGCCTCTCGTCGACCGTTCTGGCGTGGCCCGTCACGTGGAACGGGAAGTCGATCGCGCCGGGAAACAGCACCGGCACCTTCAGCGTGACCTTCGCGTCGATCGTCCCGCCGCCGCGGGTGACGTCGACCTGCGCGTCCCCCGACCACGCGTCGGGCAGATCGCTCTTGGCCGCCGCCTCGCCCGCGCCGCCGGCATCCTCCGCCACCGCGGCCGCCCGCGCGGCCTCGTCCGCGGCGTTGCCGGCCAGGGTGAAGGTGTAGCCGGCCAGGACCGCCTGCCAGACCAGGATCAGGGTGACCAGGATGATCGGGGTCATCCCGAGGGTCTCCAGGGTGACCTGGCCGCGGTCGCCGCCGCCGCGGCGGGACTTCTTGCCGCGGACCGGGGGGAGCGTGGCGCCGGTGACCAGGCCCAGCTCGCCCGCCAGGGTCCAGATGCCGGCCTTGACGGTGGAGCGGGCGTCGAGGTCGTGGAGGCGGCCGGCGTCGATGACGGGCTGGAGCTCGCGGAAGGCGGCGGGCACGACGGACGCGGCGACGCGGGTGCCGGTGATGCGGCCGATCAGGGTCGGCTGGATCTCGCTGCCGCGGGTGTGGCGGTTGACGACGGTGGTGGTGTCCTGGGGCTTGCGTATCTGGAGCCGGTCCCACATCCGCACCATGCGCTTGGCGGCGCGGACGGCGACGACGTCGGGGGTGGTGACCAGGACCGCGGTGTCGGCGACTTCGACGGCGGCGGCGTTCGCGCTGGTCATCTGGGTGCCGCAGTCGACGACGACGACCTCGTAGCGCTGCCGCAGCGCGGTCAGGACGAGGCGGGCGGCGCGGTCGGAGACCTCCTCGCCGCGTTCGCCGTCGGCCGGGGCGAGCAGCAGGGCGGGGCCGGACTCGTGGACGTACATGGCGTCGTGCAGGACCCGGGAGGACACGTCGGCGATGTCGGCGAGGTCGGCGACCGAGCGGCGGAACTGCACATCGAGGTAGGAGGCGATGTCGCCGCCCTGGAGGTCGAGGTCGACCAGGGCGGTGGAGCGGCCGGAGGCGTGGGCGGCGAGGGCGAGGTGGATGGCGGTGACGGTGGTGCCGACGCCGCCCTTGGCTCCCGCGACGGCGATCAGCGTGCCGCCGGCGATCGTGGGCAGGGCTGCGCGCTGCGGGCCGAGGTGGCGGCGGACACCGGCGGCCCAGGTGGCGGCGGCGTCGACGCGGACGCCCAACTCGTCGTAGGACAGCGGGAGTCCGACGACGCCCCGGGCGCCGGAATTCATCGCGGCGGCCAGTGCGGCGGGGCCGGGGTCGGCGGTGAGCAGGACGACGCCGACCGCGGGGAAGCGCAGCGCGATGTCGCGGACCAGGTCGAGCGCGGGCATCGGGCCGATCGTCTCGTGGACGATGACGACCTCGGGCAGTTCCTCGACGCCGGTCTCGGCGGCGCGGGCGAGCAGTTCGAGCAGCGCGGTGGAGTCGTTCAGCGCGGGTGCCGGTTCCGTGCCCGGGAGCTGGCCGAGCAGCCCGAGCAGCGCCCGGGCTGCGTCGGCGTCGGAGGTCGCGGCGACGATGCGTACGGTCACGAACGGCCACCTCCGCCGCTGGCGGTGTCTCCGGACAGGGTGTAGTTGCGCGAGCTGTCCGGCGGGGCTGCGCTGTCGCCGGGAGCGACCAGGGCGAGGCGTACGTGTTCGGCGAACGACTCGGCGTAGGCGACGCGTTGGGCGTCCTCGGCACCGAGCGCGAAGGTGATGGGCACGCCCTCGGCGGACTGCCGCTGGGCGTTGGCGTCCTTGTCGAAGGCCTTGATCTCGCCGACGTCGATGACCTGGGCGCCGGCCACGATGATGCGGGAGAGGTCGGGGTCGGTGTCCTTGCGGCCGGCGAAGGTGGCGAAGATGTTGACCCGGGCGCCCGGGGTGATCTTGCCGGCGACCCCGGTCTCCGCGTCGATCATGATGGCGATCTCCATCTGCCCCGGCCGCAGTTCGGGCCGGGACGCCACCATGTCGCTCTGCAGCAGCGAGCCCTTCTTGAGCGCCACCGCGGCGATCTTGCCCTGCACCTGCCCGAGGTCGCGTATCGCGGTGTCCGGCAGCCAGCGCGACGGGACCTGTATCCGGTGCACGTTGGCGCTGCTGAGCTGCTGGTACGCGGCGATGTCGGAGGACAGTTCGTACGCCGTGACCTTCTCCCCGACCTGCGACCGCGCGTCGTTGACGACGGCGAGCACCCCGGCGAAGGCGGCGACCGCGCAGACGGCGGAGACCACCAGGAGGACGACACCACGGCGCTGACGTGAGTTCATGTGCGGGCGGACCTATCGCTTGTGGGGTTCGAGTTGGGGGCGGCGCGGGGTCTCCACGGCCCGGCTGCCGGGCTCGGCGGCGTGTTTGGCCGGCGCCTGCCGGTCCGCGAGCCGGGTGGCGCAGAACAGGCACTGGTCGCCGATGACTTCGAGCCCGCACCAGGTGCAGGTGTCGCGCCGCACGGAGGTGACGAGCTGGTAGAGCATGCCGACGTCGGCGATGTAGGCGGTGAACTCGACCAGCTTGGCGGTGCCCCACCAGCGGGCCGAGTCCGGCGGCAGCGGCACTTCGCGCAGGTGCTGGGAGTGCCAGGCGGTGGCCAGCGGCCCGGCGATCCAGCCGGGGTCGAGGCCCTTGCCCGCGACGGCGAGCTGTGTCTGGTAGCCCGGTCCCGGCGGGATCGCGGTCGGCTCGGCCTCGCCGAGGTAGGGCTCGGGGTGCGCGAGGACCGCGAAGTGGCGTCCGGGGACCAGGGACTTGACGTGGCTGCCGACGCCGACCGGCACCCGGTCGAGCTTGGCGACCGAGCCGAGCAGCGCGCCGGAGTGCAGGTAGTACGACAGCAGGCGGGCGGCGCCGGCCAGCACGCCGGGCCCGAGGTCGGTGCCGGCCAGCTGCCGCAGCTGCTCGGCGAGCAGCGTTCTGGCCAGTGGCGGCAGGGAGAGCGGCACGATCGCCAACCGGTCGGCCTCCAGGGCCGATCGGACGGTGTGCAGCCGGCGGCGGGCGGGGTCGTCGGCCTCGGCGGGGGCGAGCGCGACGACATGGCCGTGCGCGTCGAGCGCGGCCGAGATCTGCGTCAGCTGCTCCTCCAGCGGAAGTTCGAGGTCTTCCGACGTGACCGTGATGACGCTCGGCATCCGGAACCTCCCTCTTTCCACCGGATCGGGCCGTACAGCCTGGCGATTTCCGCTCGCAGCTTATCGATGTGTAGCGGGCTGGGCGCGCAAAGTTGCGGATCGGCGACTGTGAACGGCGGCTGTCCGCAAGAGGTCTTGACAACCCAATTGGTCTGGACCAACTTTCTTCCTTACCGGACCTTCCCGGTAATCCCTACGGCCTGCCCGGAGGTCCGGGCCACCCGCACTCCCACCACCCCCCAACTCCTTTGCCCCCAGGAGGCAGTCGTGGAACGTGCATCGCACGCGAATCGAGTCAGCCCTGCGCACCGCAGATCAACCGTCAAGCAGCGCACCATCGCCGCGCTCAGCGCGGCGGCGGTGATCGGCGCGGGCGTCGCGGCCGTCACCGTCGGCAGCGCGAGCGCCGCGACCACCAACCTCGTCGCCAACCCCGGCTTCGAGAGCGCCCTGTCGAACTGGAGTTGCACCGCGGGCAGCGGCGCGGCCGTGTCCAGCCCGGTGCACTCGGGAACGGGCGCGCTCAAGGCCACCCCGTCCAGCAGCGACACCGCCCAGTGCTCGCAGACCGTCAGCGTGCAGCCCAACTCCCAGTACACGCTGAGCGCGTGGGTCCAGGGCAGCTACGTCTACCTCGGCGCGACCGGCACCGGCGGCACCGACCCGTCCACGTGGACGCCGAGCGCGTCCGGCTACCAGCAGCTCAGCGTCAGCTTCACCACCGGCGCCAGCACGCGCTCGGTCACCGTCTACACGCACGGCTGGTACGCGCAGCCCGCGTACTTCGCCGACGACGTCACGCTGTCGGGCCCCGGCGGCACCGGCACCACTCCCCCGACGACCCCGCCCACCAGCCCGACCACCAAGCCGCCGACGACCCCGCCGACGACTCCCCCGACCACCCCGCCCACGACACCGCCCACGACCCCGCCGACCAGCCCGCCGGCCGGGAACCTGCCCAAGCACAAGGTCACCGGCTACTGGCAGAACTTCAACAACGGCGCCACCGTGCAGACCATCGCGCAGGTGCAGAGCCAGTACGACATCATCGCCGTCGCCTTCGCCGACGCGACGACCACACCTGGCGCGGTCTCCTTCACCCTGGACCCGTCGCTCGGCTACAGCGTGGCGCAGTTCAAGGCGGACATCGCGGCCAAGCAGGCCGCGGGCAAGAAGGTGATCGTCTCGGTCGGCGGCCAGAACGGCACCATCTCGGTCCGCGACTCCGCCTCGGCCACCAACTTCGCCAACAGCGTCTACACGCTGATGCAGACGTACGGCTTCAACGGGGTCGACATCGACCTGGAGAACGGCATCGACACCACGTACATGCCGCAGGCGC is a window of Streptomyces sp. NBC_01477 DNA encoding:
- a CDS encoding type II secretion system F family protein gives rise to the protein MTLPPGTLTPAGPPHAVLAAAGRNFAAGPYPLLVLGATVVTLALAVGGLHAWRGGRADRAALVERLAAEAGEDTGLGGPPVAFAWLDRRVRRYVWGRRLAGGLAATGTDLTPGQFTAAVVGLVAGSWVAAAALLAPFFGPIAALIAGWAAYSFLSWRRRIRTERFIAQLPDLARVLANATQAGLALRTAVSMAAEELDAPAGEELRQVADAMAMGHSVEDSLGELQQRLPSRELIVLVSTLVLSSRAGGSVVESLRNLTVTLEERKETRREIRTQMSQVTVTAYAVPVIGLGSLFLLDRIMPGSLSAMTGSTIGRICVIIALGLYTLGFVLIRRMSRIDV
- a CDS encoding AAA family ATPase codes for the protein MTVRIVAATSDADAARALLGLLGQLPGTEPAPALNDSTALLELLARAAETGVEELPEVVIVHETIGPMPALDLVRDIALRFPAVGVVLLTADPGPAALAAAMNSGARGVVGLPLSYDELGVRVDAAATWAAGVRRHLGPQRAALPTIAGGTLIAVAGAKGGVGTTVTAIHLALAAHASGRSTALVDLDLQGGDIASYLDVQFRRSVADLADIADVSSRVLHDAMYVHESGPALLLAPADGERGEEVSDRAARLVLTALRQRYEVVVVDCGTQMTSANAAAVEVADTAVLVTTPDVVAVRAAKRMVRMWDRLQIRKPQDTTTVVNRHTRGSEIQPTLIGRITGTRVAASVVPAAFRELQPVIDAGRLHDLDARSTVKAGIWTLAGELGLVTGATLPPVRGKKSRRGGGDRGQVTLETLGMTPIILVTLILVWQAVLAGYTFTLAGNAADEAARAAAVAEDAGGAGEAAAKSDLPDAWSGDAQVDVTRGGGTIDAKVTLKVPVLFPGAIDFPFHVTGHARTVDERPAP
- a CDS encoding pilus assembly protein, yielding MVPFLMLIALAGVQLGLVAYCGEQAGTAARTAARTAALPDPDGGVAAGRQAGQDAVSDWLTATIGFPQNDEATIKAEASVRVPSVLPGVHLFGPVSRTATMPKEDTTP
- a CDS encoding CpaF family protein encodes the protein MSLRARLTVEEATPQSDESNLVAVYRAKLLQEIDLAEMSALPAAERRSRLERVLGHIISREGPVLSTAERAALIRRVVDEALGLGILEPLLEDPSVTEIMVNGPNRIYVERGGRVEAVAARFSSEEQLLQTIERIVSTVNRRVDESNPMVDARLPSGERVNVVIPPLSLTGPTLTIRRFPRAYTLQELIGLGTLDEHMLLLLSSFVRAKCNIIVSGGTGSGKTTLLNALSGLIPDGERIITVEDAAELQLQQEHVIRLESRPPNVEGEGRITIRDLVRNSLRMRPDRIIVGEVRGGETLDMLQAMSTGHDGSLATVHANSAEDAVLRLQTLASMSEVKIPFEALRDQINSAVDVLVQLHRHIDGTRRIAEIAVLSSHGRNVFQLTSATRFRVEPLGVDRIVRGWYEHRPLPREIGERLYLAGEHVPAAFGIGASELELESREAK
- a CDS encoding chitinase; amino-acid sequence: MERASHANRVSPAHRRSTVKQRTIAALSAAAVIGAGVAAVTVGSASAATTNLVANPGFESALSNWSCTAGSGAAVSSPVHSGTGALKATPSSSDTAQCSQTVSVQPNSQYTLSAWVQGSYVYLGATGTGGTDPSTWTPSASGYQQLSVSFTTGASTRSVTVYTHGWYAQPAYFADDVTLSGPGGTGTTPPTTPPTSPTTKPPTTPPTTPPTTPPTTPPTTPPTSPPAGNLPKHKVTGYWQNFNNGATVQTIAQVQSQYDIIAVAFADATTTPGAVSFTLDPSLGYSVAQFKADIAAKQAAGKKVIVSVGGQNGTISVRDSASATNFANSVYTLMQTYGFNGVDIDLENGIDTTYMPQALRALSAKAGSGLIITMAPQTIDMLSAGSDYLATALKVKDILTIVNTQYYNSGSMNGCDGGVYSQGSVDFITTLACTAIQAGLSPSQVGIGTPASTSAAGSGYVSPTVVNNALDCLAKGTGCGSYHPSTTWPGIGGAMTWSTNWDASAGNTWSNGVGPHVHALP
- a CDS encoding DUF5936 domain-containing protein, whose product is MGLGLALALAVCAFGVVHAVGLLRADVKLPDDLALALDVGRTRTTRTGNAIDRLGIRWAPLVLRMMGPARIAKMRARIDHAGHPHGLTVERYAARRAVYGFLGGLSALVLLTRGSWFLALLLLAYGWGWADLGIWLAVRRRRDDIERTLPDFLDVLAVVVSAGLGFRQALERVNSVYTGPWSDEIRVALRQMDVGVSRRDAFDQLRKRNHSDQVGQFVTALQQGEELGAPIARTLLQIATDMRRTEAQNARRRAARMVPRATGVITVLLVPATMILLITGTVMGSQIHFGDVFGNG
- the cpaB gene encoding Flp pilus assembly protein CpaB translates to MNSRQRRGVVLLVVSAVCAVAAFAGVLAVVNDARSQVGEKVTAYELSSDIAAYQQLSSANVHRIQVPSRWLPDTAIRDLGQVQGKIAAVALKKGSLLQSDMVASRPELRPGQMEIAIMIDAETGVAGKITPGARVNIFATFAGRKDTDPDLSRIIVAGAQVIDVGEIKAFDKDANAQRQSAEGVPITFALGAEDAQRVAYAESFAEHVRLALVAPGDSAAPPDSSRNYTLSGDTASGGGGRS